The DNA window CGGGGCTGGTCGGCCGGTCGAAGAGGACCCCGAGGAAGCCGTGGTCGACCGTGATCCGGTCCAGGTCGTCCTCTGGCATCTCCACCACCGCGACGACCTCGGGCGCGGCCTGCTCCTTCTCCCCCAGCTCGGCCAGCAGCTCCGGGGCCATGGCGATGCACTCGGCCCGGGTGCTGCCGAGCAGGTCCCGGGCCCAGCGGGAGAGGACGCGCCCGGAGTCGTAGAGCACCGCGCGCAGCGGCCAGCCGTGCTCCACCGCGAGGGTGATCGGCCGGACTCCCTGGACCAGGAACTCCCCGGCCCGCTGCCGCTTGTTCCGGTTGGTGAGCAGCGACTGCCACTGCTGGAAGCGGGCGTTGCGGGTCGTGATCCGTTGTACCGCCGCCACCAAAGCACCCCACTGCGTCCGCACCGCGCCAAACGCCGCACCGCCCGGCCCAGCGGCCCGAGATGCGACAGAACCAGCAGGCTACCGCGCGCGCCCGAGGCGGCCCCCGGGGGAGACTGGGAGGGAGAGGCGAGACAGGAGAGCCGCATGACCACCGAGACGATCCACCTCGCCGCCGGCGGTTCGGAGCTGACCGGCGACCTCGTCCTGCCGCCGCAGCCGCGCGGCGTGGTGCTCTTCGCGCACGGCAGCGGCAGTTCGCGGCACAGCCCCCGCAACCGGGCCGTGGCCGGGGCACTCCAGGAGGTGGGCCTGGGGACGCTGCTGCTGGACCTGCTCACCGAGGAGGAGGAGCGGGTGGACGCGGTGACCGCCGAGCACCGCTTCGACATCCCGCTGCTGGGCCGCCGCCTGGTCGCGGCGGTCGACCTGCTCGCCGCCCGGCCGGACACGGCGGCCCTGCCGCTGGGCCTGTTCGGTGCGTCCACCGGCGCGGCGGCGGCGCTGCTGGCGGCGGCCGAGCGGCCCGCGCAGGTGCGGGCGGTGGTCTCCCGGGGCGGCAGGCCGGACCTGGCCGGGGAGGCGCTGAGCGGCGTACGGGCCCCGGTGCTGCTGCTGGTCGGCGGCGCCGACCGCGAGGTGCTGCGGCTGAACCGGGAGGCCGCCGCGCTCCTGACGGCGCCGCATGAGGTGACCGTGGTCCCGGGGGCGACGCATCTCTTCGAGGAGCCGGGCGCGCTGGGCCGGGTCGCCGCCGCGGCGGCCGACTGGTTCCTACGGATGGACCCCGCCTGACCACCGCCTGACCGCCCCCGCTCCGCCCGGCCGCCCCCGCTCCGCCCCGCCGATGGACGGCTGCCATGATGCGGGAGCCGGTGACCCCCGCCGGTCCCTCCCCGCACCCCCGAGGAGCGAGCGTGGCCGCGCAGCCGACCGTTCTCCATGTCACCGACCTCGCCTATCCGGCCGCCGGCCGGCGCTACTGCGACGAGGACATCCAGCTCTCCACCCGGCTCCGCGAGGACTTCACGGTGGCCCTCTGCCATCCGCTGGACGCGGTCCGCCTGATGGACGGGTTCGATGTGGTGCTGGTCCGCAACAGCGGGCCGGTGCTGCACTACCGCGACGAGTACGAGGAGTTCCGCGCCCAGGCCGCCGCCCGTGGCACCCGGGTCCTCAACCCGCTGACCGGCCGGGGCGACATGGCGGGCAAGCGCTATCTGCTGGACCTCACCGCCGCCGGGTACCCGGTCATCCCCACCGTGGACCGCCGCGAGCACCTGGACCGGCTGCCGCAGTCCCCGGCCTATGTCGTCAAGCCCGAGCTGGGCGCCGACTCCATAGGTCTGCGGGTGGTCGGTCCGGATGAGCTGGGCGGCCTCGCCCTGGACGGCTGCCTGGTCCAGCCGCGCATCGACTTCCGCTACGAGGTGTCCTTCTACTTCGTGGACCGGGTCTTCCAGTACGCGCTGAACGCCCCGCGCCCCGACCGCCGTTGGGAGCTGGCCCCGTACCGGCCGGACGCCGCCGACGTGGAGTTCGCCCAGCGGTTCGTGGACTGGAACACCCTGGACCACGGCATCCAGCGGGTGGACGCCTGCCGCACCCAGGACGGGCGGCTGCTCCTGGTGGAGCTGGAGGACCTCAACCCGTACCTCTCGCTGGACCTGCTGGACGGCACCACCCGCGACGCCTTCGTCACCGCCGTCAAGCGGTCCGTGCGGTCCCTGCTCGACGCCGGCTAACGCCCAGGCGGCCAACCCACCGGCTGACTATGCTCCGCCCGCAACAAGGAGAGGGACCCCTGTGATCGAGTACGAGAAGGACGGCGCGGAGATCTACCGCCGGTCGTTCGCGACCATCCGCGCCGAGGCGGACCTGGCCGGGCTGCCGCCGGAGGTGTCGCAGGTCGCGGTGCGGATGATCCATGCCTGCGGCATGGTGGACCTGGTCCGCGACCTGGCCTTCAGCCCGCAGTCGGTGGCCCGGGGCCGGGCGGCGCTGCGCGCCGGGGCGCCGGTGCTCTGCGATGTGGCCATGGTGGCCAGCGGCATCACCCGCAAGCGCCTGCCCGCCGCCAACGAGGTGGTCTGCACGCTCTCCGACCCGGCCGTCCCGGACCTGGCCCGCGAGCTGGGCACCACCCGCAGCGCGGCGGCGCTGGAACTGTGGGGTGACCGGCTGGACGGCGCCGTGGTCGCGGTCGGCAACGCGCCCACCGCCCTCTTCCGGCTGCTGGAGCTGATCGAGGCGGGCGCCCCGCGCCCGGCCCTGGTGATCGGGGTGCCGGTCGGCTTTGTGGGCGCCGCCGAGTCCAAGCAGGCGCTGGCCGACCACCCGTCCGCCCTGGACCACCTGGTGGTGCACGGCCGACGCGGCGGCAGCGCAATGGCGGCGGCAGCGGTCAACGCCCTCGCCTCCGACCAGGAGTAGAACCCCAACCCCCGCCCCGTACCGCCGCAGACCCCTACCGCCGCAGACCCCTACCGCCCCAGACCCCCCAGCCACGCGACCGCGTCCGCGACCTCCGCCACCACCGGTACGCCGCCCGGCAGCGCGGGCCGCCGCACCAGCAGCACCGGAATCCCCAGCTCACGCGCGGCGGTGAGCTTGGCGGCCGTCGCCGTGCCCCCGCTGTCCTTGGTCACCACCACGTCGATGCGGTGGTCGCGCAGCAGCGCCCGCTCGCCCTCCACGGTGAACGGCCCCCGGTCCAGCAGCACCCGGGTGCGCGGCGGCAGCGGCGGCTCGGGGGCGTCGACCGACCGGGCGAGGAACCACAGGTCGGCCAGGTCCGCGAAGGACGCCGCCTCCAGCCGCCCGGTGGTGAGGAAGACCCGGCGGCCGAGGGTCGGCAGCACTTCCGCCGCCTCGGCGAACGACCCGGCCCAGTGCCAGCGGTCCCCGGGACCGGCGACCCACCCGGGGCGGCGCAGCACCAGCAGGGGAACATGGACGGCGGCGGCTGCCTCGGCCGCGTTGGCGGTGATGGTCCGGGCGAAGGGATGGGTGGCGTCGATGAGCGCGTCGGTCCGCTCTGCGCGCAGCCAGTGGGCCAGCCCGGCGGGGCCGCCGAAGCCGCCGATGCGTATCCGGCCGGTGGGCAGCCGGGGTGCGGCGACCCGTCCGGCCAGCGAGCTGGTGACCTGCTGCGCGGGGTCGGCGGACAGTTCGGCCGCCAGCCGCCGTGCCTCGGCCGTGCCGCCCAGGATGAGTACTCTCACGGTGCGCCGCCGACGCGAGGGGCCGGGGAATGTCGGAGGGCCGGGGGATGGCGGGGGGCCGGGGGATGGCTGAGCAGCAGGCGGCGGGCGGCCGGGCGGCCCAGCTGGAGCGCAGCGGGCTGCGGCCCGGCTGGACCACGGGTGCCTGTGCGACCGCTGCCACCACCGCCGCGTACACCGCGCTGCTGACCGGCGCTTTCCCGGACCCGGTGGCCGTCACGCTGCCCGGTGGCCGGCAGCCGTACTTTGCGCTCGCCGCCGAGGAGTTGACGCCTGGTCAGGCGATGGCGGGGGTGGTGAAGGACGCCGGGGACGACCCGGATGTGACCCATGGCGCCCTGGTCCGCGCCACCGTACGCCTCGGCCCGCCCGGTTCCGGGGTGGTCTTCCGGGCCGGTCCCGGGGTGGGGACGGTGACCAAGCCGGGTCTGCCGCTGCCGGTCGGCGAACCGGCCGTCAACCCGGTGCCCCGGCAGCTGATCCGGGACGCGGTGGCCGCCGTGGCCGCCCGCCACGGGGGCGGCGGGGATGTCACCGTGGTTCTCTCCGTCGACCACGGCGAGGAGATCGCCCGTTCCACGTGGAACCCTCGGCTGGGCATCCTCGGCGGTCTCTCCATCCTGGGCACCACCGGGGTGGTGGTCCCGTACTCCTGCTCCGCCTGGATCGACTCCATCCGGCGCGGGATCGACGTGGCCCGCGCGGCCGGTCACGCGCATGTCGCCGGGTGCACCGGCGCCACCTCGGAGAAGGTCGCGGTGGCGGAGTACGGCCTGCCGGAGGACGCCCTGCTGGACATGGGCGACTTCGCGGGCGCCGTGCTGAAGTACCTGCGCCGCCACCCCGTCCCCCGGCTCACGATCGCGGGCGGCTTCGCCAAGCTGTCCAAGCTGGCCGCCGGCCATCTCGACCTGCACTCCGGCCGCTCCCAGGTCGACAAGGGCTTTCTGGCCGAGCTGGCCCGCGCGGGCGGCGGTGACGAGGCGCTGGTGGGGGCGGTGGCGCGGGCCAACACCGCGCTGGAGGCGGTGCGGCTCTGCGCCGCAGCCGGGGTGCCGCTCGGCGATCTGGTCGCCCGGACCGCCCGGCAGCAGGCGCTGGGCGTGCTGCGCGGCTCGCCGGTCGCGGTGGATGTGATCTGTATCGACCGCGCCGGGTCGGTCGTGGGCCGCGCCGCGCCCGCCGGGCCGCGCTGAGGTCCGGTGGGCGGCGCGGTCCGGTCTCAGTTGCGGGAGCTGCGGGAGTTGCCGAAGAGGATGCGGTAGGCGACCAGCAGCACCAGCGACCCGGCGATGGCCGCTCCCCAGGTGGGCAGGTCGAAGAAGTGCTTGCTGATCGGCCGGTCGAAGAACTTGGCGGACAGCCAGCCGCCGACGAACGCCCCGGCCACGCCGATCAGCGTGGTGCCGATCAGGCCGCCGGGGTCGCGCCCCGGCAGGATGGCCTTGGCAATCGCTCCGGCGACCAGGCCGAGGATGATCCAGGCGATGATTCCCATGGTGCGGTCCTGTCTCTCGGGTGGAACCTCGGGTGGAACACGGGTACGGACGAACGGTTGCCCAGGAAGACGCTTCCCGGGCCGCATGCGGTTTCACCGGCGGAAACCCCGGTCGGGGTCGCGCGGCTCGGCGTCGGCGAAGGCGGTGAACCAGGCGGGCGGGCGCAGGTCGCCGAGGCCCAGTTCGCGGTTGGCCTCGGAGTCGGGGTCCTCGATGCCGTCCGCGCCGGGTTCACCCAGCAGCAGGATGTCGTGGTCGCGGGGGAAGAACGCCCGGCAGGCGGTCCAGTCGTAGTCGAAGGGGTGCGCCGGGAGGCCGTCCATCAGCTCGGCGATGTGGTCGGGCTCGTCCTCCAGGGCCGCTGCGGCGTCGGCGAGCGCCAGGTGGAGGGCCATCTCCTCGGCCGGGCAGCGGGGCTGCGGCCAGCGGCCGTCGGCGAGGTCGCCGGCCAGGTCGTCGAAGGCGCGGGCCATCCGGCGCCGCCAGGCCGCGTCCTGCTTCCAGGTGAGCCGGGGCAGGCGGCCCAGGACCGCCCACTCGTGCTCCTCGCCCGGTGCGACCGGCGCCCCGCCGTACTCCTCCACGTCGTCGTAGCCGGCGTCGGCGAGCGCGGAGAGCTGCTCGTACAGCAGGCAGGCGGTGCGCGGGGTGAGCAGCCACCCCTCGCCCGGGGCGGCGGCCGGTGGCAGGTCGAGCGGGAACAGCTCGGCGAAGTCCGGCTCGAAGGCGTCGGCGGGCCGGGTGGTGAGGGCACCGCCGAGCAGTTCCACGCCGGGGATGCCCTCCAGGAGCTGTTCGGGGTCGAGCAGCACATTGAGGGCGCCCTGCGGGCCCTCGTCCACCTCGGCGGCCATCGCGGCGCGCTGGCGTTCCGGGTCGGCGCCCTCGAAGCGGAGTCCGCTTACCGCCCGGTGTCCGGCCGCCCGCAGGGCGGGCCAGTCGGTGACCCGGATCTCCAGGGTGACGACCGCCTCGATCTCCGGCGCCCGGTCGCCCGGGCCGCCTCTGCCGTCCTGGCCGTCCCCGCAGGTCTGTTCGTCGTGATCGCCCATGGGGGCAACAGTAGGGAGTCGGTGGCGCTCCGGGGGTCAGGTGGGGGTCAGCGGCAGCCGCGTCCGCGCGGGCGGCAGCGCGAGACGCAGGCGTCGGTGAGGAAGCCCAGGCCGATGCCGAGCATCCAGAAGTCCTTGGCCAGCGGCAGCCCCTGCTCGGTGGGGGCGAGGCTGCCGGGCTTCCGCATGCCGGGCGTGCGCAGGTACAGGCCCACCAGGCCGCCGGAGAAGGCCGTCAGCCCGGCTCCGGCGAGCGCGGAGGGCACCACGGGCAGCAGCAGCGCCGCGCCGAGGGCGATCTCGGCGGCGCTGAGCAGCTTGAGGAAGGCCCGGGGCTCGATCCGTTCGAGGAACGGGTAGCTTCCGCAGGCCATGCCGTGCAGGGCCCGGGCGGTCTGCTCGTCGTCCAGGCTGCGGCGCTTGGTCAGTCCCGAGTTGAGGATGAAGGCGCCGGTCGCCAGGCGGGGCGCGAGGTCGCCGGGCTTGAGGGGAAGTCGCACGGTGGGCTCCTGGAGGGGGCGACGGGTGGCCCGCGATCGGTTCCCCGATCGGCGCGGCCCATGCCTGCGACCGCTGCGGACCACCCGTGGGGACCATCCGGCGGAGCCTTCCGGCAGCCCCGGCCCGGTCAGCCCCGGCCCGGTCAGCCCCGGCCCGGTCAGCCCCGTCACCGCCCCCAGGCCCGGTCAGCCCCCGGCGCGGGAGGCGTCGGCCAGTTCGGGCGCGGAGGACCCGGGTGGGGGCGGCGGGGTGCCGCGCAGCCCGCGCAGCCGGCGGGCGACCGGTTCGGTCCAGCGGGCGGCCAGCGGGCCGACGATGACCAGCACCAGGACGTATGCGGTGGCCAGCGGGCCGATCCGGGGTTCGGTGCCGACGGCGAGGCCCGCGATGACGATGGAGAACTCGCCGCGCGCCACCAGGGTGCCGCCCGCGCGCCAGCGGCCGGCCGGTTTGACCCCGGCGCGGCGGGCCGCGTACCAGCCGGTGGCGATCTTGGTTCCGGTGGTGACCACGGCGAGCAGGACGGCGGTGAGCAGGACGGGCGGGATCGCGGCGGGGGCGGTGCTCAGGCCGAAGAAGACGAAGAAGACGGCGGCGAAGAGGTCCCGGAGCGGGGTGAGCAGGTTGCGGGCTCCCTCGGCGACCTCGCCGGAGAGGGCGATGCCGACCAGGAAGGCGCCGACGGCGGCGGAGACCTGGAGTTCCTGGGCGAAGCCGGCGACGACCAGGGTGAGGCCGAGGACCACCAGCAGCAGCATCTCGGGGTTGTCGGAGGAGACCGCGCGGCTGATCAGCCGTCCGTGGCGGAGCGCGATGTAGAGCACCGCGCCGACCGTGCCGAGGGAGATCACCAGCGTGAGGGAGCCGCCGGCCAGGCTCATCCCGGCCAGCAGGGCGGTGAGCAGCGGCAGGTAGACGGCCATGGCGAGGTCCTCGATGACGAGGACGCCGAGGATCACGGGTGTTTCCCGATTGCCTAGTCGGCCGAGGTCGCCGAGGACTTTGGCGATGACTCCGGAGGAGGAGATCCAGGTGACTCCGCCGAGTGCCACGGCGGCGACCGGTCCCCAGCCGAGCAGCAGGGCGGCGGCGGCTCCGGGGAGGGCGTTGAGGAGGAAGTCGACGGCGCCGGAGGGGTACTGGGTCTTGAGGCTGGTGACCAGTTCGGGGGCGCTGTACTCCAGGCCGAGCAGCAGGAGCAGCAGGATCACGCCGAGTTCGGCGCCGGTGGCGGTGAACTCCTCGCTGGCGTCGAGGGGGAGGATGCCGCCGTGGCCGAAGGCGAGTCCGGCCAGCAGGTACAGGGGTATGGGCGAGAAGCCGAAGCGCCCGGCGATCCGGCCGAGGATGCCGAGGGCGAGGATGACCGCGCCGAGTTCGATGAGCAGGGCGGTGGGGTCGTGCACTGGCGGTCAGCCTCCTGTGATCAGGTCTGCGACGGCTTCCACTCCCTCGCGGGTACCGACAACGACCAGGATGTCGCCGGCTGCGAAGCGGAAGTCGGGCGTGGGCGAGGGGGTGGCGGAGGTGCGGCGGAGCACGGCGACGATGGAGGCGCCGGTGCGGGTGCGGGCCTGGGTGGCGCCCAGGGTCCGGCCGCTGTACGGGGACCGCGCGGTGACCGGGATGTGCTCGGTGACCAGGTCGATCTCGATGTCCCCGGGGAGCTGCACGACGGGGTCCGGGGCCAGCAGTTTGGCCAGGGTGGCGGCTTCGTGCGGGGCCAGCGGCACGGTGTCCTTGCAGGCGTCGTCGTCCTCGGGGTCGTGGAAGGCGAGGAACCGCCGGCCGTCCTGGTGCGCGACCACGGAGACATGCTGGTTGTCCTCGGTGACCAGGTCGTAGCGGACTCCGACACCGGGGAGAAGGGTCTGGCGGGCGTGGGCTGCGTGGTCCATGCGGGGCTCCGGGGTAGATGGGGGCAGCGGTTCTCGGTCGGATTTTACCATTCCATTACCATCAGCCTGAAGATGCTGGGCGACGCTGCCGAATCCGGGTAGGCGAGTGGGGGAGGCAGGACCGAGCGAGCGGAGGCCGGCTGTGGACAGCGCACTCCCGTCCACGGGTGCCCGGGGCACCGTGGCGCAGCGGATCATCGAGGACCACCTGCTGGAGGGGAGGACCGTCCCCGGCGAGGAGATCGCCCTGCGGGTGGACCAGACCCTCACCCAGGACGCCACCGGGACGCTGGTGATG is part of the Peterkaempfera bronchialis genome and encodes:
- a CDS encoding dienelactone hydrolase family protein — protein: MTTETIHLAAGGSELTGDLVLPPQPRGVVLFAHGSGSSRHSPRNRAVAGALQEVGLGTLLLDLLTEEEERVDAVTAEHRFDIPLLGRRLVAAVDLLAARPDTAALPLGLFGASTGAAAALLAAAERPAQVRAVVSRGGRPDLAGEALSGVRAPVLLLVGGADREVLRLNREAAALLTAPHEVTVVPGATHLFEEPGALGRVAAAAADWFLRMDPA
- a CDS encoding ATP-grasp domain-containing protein produces the protein MREPVTPAGPSPHPRGASVAAQPTVLHVTDLAYPAAGRRYCDEDIQLSTRLREDFTVALCHPLDAVRLMDGFDVVLVRNSGPVLHYRDEYEEFRAQAAARGTRVLNPLTGRGDMAGKRYLLDLTAAGYPVIPTVDRREHLDRLPQSPAYVVKPELGADSIGLRVVGPDELGGLALDGCLVQPRIDFRYEVSFYFVDRVFQYALNAPRPDRRWELAPYRPDAADVEFAQRFVDWNTLDHGIQRVDACRTQDGRLLLVELEDLNPYLSLDLLDGTTRDAFVTAVKRSVRSLLDAG
- a CDS encoding precorrin-8X methylmutase, with protein sequence MIEYEKDGAEIYRRSFATIRAEADLAGLPPEVSQVAVRMIHACGMVDLVRDLAFSPQSVARGRAALRAGAPVLCDVAMVASGITRKRLPAANEVVCTLSDPAVPDLARELGTTRSAAALELWGDRLDGAVVAVGNAPTALFRLLELIEAGAPRPALVIGVPVGFVGAAESKQALADHPSALDHLVVHGRRGGSAMAAAAVNALASDQE
- a CDS encoding cobalt-precorrin-6A reductase gives rise to the protein MRVLILGGTAEARRLAAELSADPAQQVTSSLAGRVAAPRLPTGRIRIGGFGGPAGLAHWLRAERTDALIDATHPFARTITANAAEAAAAVHVPLLVLRRPGWVAGPGDRWHWAGSFAEAAEVLPTLGRRVFLTTGRLEAASFADLADLWFLARSVDAPEPPLPPRTRVLLDRGPFTVEGERALLRDHRIDVVVTKDSGGTATAAKLTAARELGIPVLLVRRPALPGGVPVVAEVADAVAWLGGLGR
- a CDS encoding cobalt-precorrin-5B (C(1))-methyltransferase — translated: MAEQQAAGGRAAQLERSGLRPGWTTGACATAATTAAYTALLTGAFPDPVAVTLPGGRQPYFALAAEELTPGQAMAGVVKDAGDDPDVTHGALVRATVRLGPPGSGVVFRAGPGVGTVTKPGLPLPVGEPAVNPVPRQLIRDAVAAVAARHGGGGDVTVVLSVDHGEEIARSTWNPRLGILGGLSILGTTGVVVPYSCSAWIDSIRRGIDVARAAGHAHVAGCTGATSEKVAVAEYGLPEDALLDMGDFAGAVLKYLRRHPVPRLTIAGGFAKLSKLAAGHLDLHSGRSQVDKGFLAELARAGGGDEALVGAVARANTALEAVRLCAAAGVPLGDLVARTARQQALGVLRGSPVAVDVICIDRAGSVVGRAAPAGPR
- a CDS encoding GlsB/YeaQ/YmgE family stress response membrane protein, with protein sequence MGIIAWIILGLVAGAIAKAILPGRDPGGLIGTTLIGVAGAFVGGWLSAKFFDRPISKHFFDLPTWGAAIAGSLVLLVAYRILFGNSRSSRN
- a CDS encoding cation:proton antiporter, with translation MHDPTALLIELGAVILALGILGRIAGRFGFSPIPLYLLAGLAFGHGGILPLDASEEFTATGAELGVILLLLLLGLEYSAPELVTSLKTQYPSGAVDFLLNALPGAAAALLLGWGPVAAVALGGVTWISSSGVIAKVLGDLGRLGNRETPVILGVLVIEDLAMAVYLPLLTALLAGMSLAGGSLTLVISLGTVGAVLYIALRHGRLISRAVSSDNPEMLLLVVLGLTLVVAGFAQELQVSAAVGAFLVGIALSGEVAEGARNLLTPLRDLFAAVFFVFFGLSTAPAAIPPVLLTAVLLAVVTTGTKIATGWYAARRAGVKPAGRWRAGGTLVARGEFSIVIAGLAVGTEPRIGPLATAYVLVLVIVGPLAARWTEPVARRLRGLRGTPPPPPGSSAPELADASRAGG
- a CDS encoding cation:proton antiporter regulatory subunit, with the translated sequence MDHAAHARQTLLPGVGVRYDLVTEDNQHVSVVAHQDGRRFLAFHDPEDDDACKDTVPLAPHEAATLAKLLAPDPVVQLPGDIEIDLVTEHIPVTARSPYSGRTLGATQARTRTGASIVAVLRRTSATPSPTPDFRFAAGDILVVVGTREGVEAVADLITGG